From Brassica oleracea var. oleracea cultivar TO1000 chromosome C3, BOL, whole genome shotgun sequence, a single genomic window includes:
- the LOC106331218 gene encoding putative F-box/kelch-repeat protein At3g17540: MGFKFVKKNKKMMSSEAARETNLLSNQEVYSIAGDLHSGGDIKPSLEFTGKLSKDLYTISHSDGLIVCQGKKNSSVVVWNPCTGERKMIEPRTCYRQSDRFALGYSISRSYKILRCHYYLNEERACVFMTTTSESLRNHCCVFFCNTPQAYLQFSLIPKLGDSVNNSSNTCCSSPPIDSLARF, translated from the exons ATGGGCTTTAAGTTCGTGAAGAAGAACAAGAAGATGATGAGTAGTGAAGCTGCAAGAGAGACGAATCTACTGAGCAATCAGGAGGTTTACTCAATCGCCGGAGATCTCCACAGCGGCGGCGACATCAAACCATCGCTCGAGTTCACCGGTAAACTTTCAAAGGACTTGTATACGATCTCTCACAGCGACGGTTTAATCGTATGCCAAGGGAAGAAAAACTCTAGCGTTGTGGTTTGGAATCCATGTACTGGTGAAAGGAAGATGATCGAACCTAGAACTTGTTACCGTCAAAGCGATAGATTCGCTTTAGGATACAGCATCAGCCGTAGCTACAAGATCTTGAGGTGTCACTATTATCTAAACGAG GAACGAGCTTGCGTTTTTATGACCACCACCTCCGAATCTCTGAGAAACCATTGCTGTGTCTTCTTCTGCAACACTCCTCAAGCTTATCTTCAGTTTAGTCTCATCCCCAAGCTCGGGGACTCTGTAAACAACAGCTCCAACACCTGTTGCTCTTCTCCGCCAATTGATTCCCTAGCTCGCTTCTAA
- the LOC106336001 gene encoding putative pentatricopeptide repeat-containing protein At1g53330, whose protein sequence is MSTVKKVTSFKLASLLRRENDPSAAIKLFRNPDPESTNPQKPFRYSLLCYDLIITKLGSSKMFDELDQILLQLKSDTRIVPTEIIFCNVVKYFARGRLPTRALHVFDEMPQYRCQRTIKSFNSLLNALLKCGAFDEMKKVLTRVDEYGEPDACTYNILINGFSQSGRFDEALKLFDEMVKKKVKPTGVTFGTIIRMLCNDLKVNEALKMKHDMLKVYGVFPTVHIYASLIKALCQVGELGLAFKLKDEVKADSAIYSTLINSLIKAGRSDEVSGILEEMREKGCEPDTVTYNVLINGFCLENDFESAYKVLDDMVEKGLKPDVISYNMILGALFRIQNWKEGAYLFEDMPRRGCVPDVLSYRIVFDGLCEGLKFEEAAVILDEMMFKGYKPRRDRLERFLQRLCESEKMEILGDVISSLNKGNAYDADFWSVTVPEVCKEPVLSDSIDLLLLNKLKEECP, encoded by the coding sequence ATGTCCACCGTAAAAAAAGTAACCTCCTTCAAGCTCGCCTCTCTCCTCCGCCGCGAGAACGATCCCTCCGCCGCCATCAAGCTTTTCCGAAACCCTGATCCAGAATCAACAAACCCACAAAAACCCTTCAGATACTCGCTTCTCTGCTACGATCTCATCATCACGAAACTCGGCAGTTCCAAAATGTTCGACGAGCTAGACCAGATCCTCCTCCAGCTCAAGTCCGATACTCGCATCGTCCCAACCGAGATCATATTCTGCAACGTGGTCAAATACTTTGCCCGCGGAAGATTACCAACACGTGCCCTCCATGTGTTCGACGAAATGCCTCAGTACCGATGCCAAAGAACTATAAAATCCTTCAACTCTCTGTTGAACGCGCTCTTAAAGTGCGGAGCTTTCGATGAAATGAAGAAAGTCCTCACGAGGGTTGATGAGTACGGTGAGCCAGACGCTTGTACTTACAATATACTGATCAATGGATTCTCTCAGAGCGGGCGTTTCGATGAGGCCCTGAAGCTATTCGATGAAATGGTCAAGAAGAAGGTGAAACCCACCGGTGTAACCTTTGGAACGATCATTCGTATGTTGTGTAATGATTTGAAAGTGAATGAAGCGTTGAAGATGAAGCACGATATGCTAAAAGTGTATGGAGTGTTTCCCACGGTACACATCTATGCATCGTTGATCAAAGCGTTGTGTCAAGTTGGTGAATTGGGTTTGGCGTTTAAGCTAAAGGATGAGGTTAAAGCAGACTCAGCTATCTACTCTACGTTGATCAACTCGCTTATAAAAGCTGGAAGGTCAGACGAGGTGTCAGGGATTCTGGAAGAGATGAGAGAAAAGGGATGCGAACCGGATACAGTTACTTACAATGTACTGATTAATGGGTTTTGTCTTGAGAATGATTTCGAATCAGCTTATAAAGTTTTGGATGATATGGTTGAGAAGGGTTTGAAACCGGATGTTATAAGCTACAACATGATACTTGGTGCCTTGTTTAGAATCCAAAACTGGAAAGAAGGAGCTTACTTGTTTGAAGATATGCCCAGAAGAGGATGCGTCCCTGATGTCTTATCTTACAGGATAGTTTTCGATGGGCTTTGTGAAGGTTTAAAGTTCGAAGAAGCAGCGGTTATCTTGGATGAAATGATGTTCAAAGGCTACAAGCCGAGGAGGGATAGGCTAGAGAGGTTTCTGCAAAGGCTATGTGAGAGTGAAAAGATGGAGATTCTTGGTGATGTTATCAGTAGCTTGAATAAAGGGAATGCTTATGATGCTGACTTTTGGTCGGTTACTGTGCCTGAAGTGTGCAAAGAACCTGTTCTATCAGATTCTATTGATTTGTTGTTGTTGAACAAACTGAAGGAAGAGTGTCCTTAA
- the LOC106336002 gene encoding putative F-box/kelch-repeat protein At3g17540, whose translation MMMISDLPNDLESEILARVPAKSLSELKTTCKRWYALFKDPKFVEKNKEMSKPARESILLSNHEVYSIAGDLHSSGDIAQPLEFTGKLSKDLDLYTMSHCDGLMLCQAKNNSSVVVWNPCTGETKMIKPRTRYQIRDRFALGYNDSRRGYKILRCRYYQNEGKVWFVECEMYELSSDSWRVVDSFTHDYGMYCSGVSLRGDTYFAAGGKEMGFFLMKFDFTEERFVRLPLPFQSFDPEDTAVLSVVRDEKLSVCHQEILAWSNVMRIWVSNKVEEEGKVLSWRKDFVLTVDFDKFQLPCVVNVASFLLDEEKKVAVCCDVCDEEMKGEEKNRIYIVGEDMYKQVYDDDIVNAYLLNCPLVLTYVPSLVHIH comes from the coding sequence ATGATGATGATAAGCGATCTTCCGAACGATTTGGAATCGGAGATACTCGCTAGGGTTCCGGCCAAGTCTCTTTCGGAACTGAAAACGACCTGCAAACGATGGTACGCTCTATTCAAAGATCCCAAGTTCGTGGAGAAGAACAAGGAGATGAGCAAGCCTGCAAGAGAGTCGATTTTACTGAGCAATCACGAGGTTTACTCAATCGCCGGAGATCTCCACAGCAGCGGCGACATCGCACAGCCTCTCGAGTTCACCGGTAAACTCTCGAAAGATTTGGACTTGTATACGATGTCTCACTGCGACGGTTTGATGCTATGCCAAGCGAAGAATAACTCTAGCGTTGTGGTTTGGAATCCGTGTACTGGTGAAACGAAGATGATCAAACCAAGGACTCGTTACCAGATTAGAGATAGATTCGCCTTAGGATATAATGATTCTCGCCGTGGCTACAAGATCTTGAGGTGTCGCTATTATCAAAACGAGGGGAAAGTGTGGTTTGTTGAGTGTGAGATGTATGAGCTTAGCTCTGATTCTTGGAGGGTTGTTGATTCCTTCACTCATGACTACGGAATGTACTGCAGTGGCGTGTCTTTGAGAGGAGATACTTACTTTGCTGCTGGAGGTAAAGAAATGGGTTTCTTCTTGATGAAGTTTGATTTCACGGAGGAGAGGTTCGTGCGTCTCCCTCTCCCGTTTCAGAGCTTTGATCCTGAGGACACCGCGGTTCTCTCTGTTGTTAGGGATGAGAAGCTCTCTGTGTGTCATCAGGAGATTCTTGCTTGGTCCAATGTGATGAGGATTTGGGTGAGCAATAAGGTTGAGGAAGAGGGGAAAGTGTTGTCTTGGAGGAAAGACTTTGTTTTGACTGTGGATTTCGATAAGTTTCAGCTCCCGTGTGTGGTGAATGTGGCGAGCTTCTTGTTGGACGAGGAGAAGAAAGTGGCAGTGTGTTGTGACGTTTGTGACGAAGAGATGAAGGGGGAAGAGAAGAACAGAATCTACATTGTTGGTGAGGATATGTATAAACAGGTTTATGACGATGATATTGTAAATGCATATCTTCTCAACTGTCCACTTGTTCTCACCTATGTTCCAAGCTTGGTTCACATTCACTAA
- the LOC106336003 gene encoding uncharacterized protein LOC106336003 — translation MNLGVKMVQKKVAVLYHYPCHDGVFAALAAHLYFSANSIPSLFFPNTVYSPITISKLPLQDISHLYLLDFTGPPGFVQQVSPKVNNVVILDHHKTAIESLGDVSSTCKNVTKVLDIGRSGATIAFDYFTQKLKEESRGNCREMDEFKRMRRVFEYIEDADIWKWNLPESKAFNSGIIDLGIEYNFNQNSSLFQQLLSLDHDTVINRGRESLSRKHKLIQEALEQSYEIVLGGGAEEFGRCLAVNGDEIAELRSELGNQLADKSKNLKLRGVGAVVYRVPELGDETKLKISLRSVKEEDTTVVSQRFGGGGHKNASSFLLSSTEFEQWKVKRNSCSYTLN, via the coding sequence ATGAATCTCGGAGTGAAGATGGTGCAGAAGAAGGTGGCGGTTCTCTACCATTACCCTTGCCACGACGGTGTCTTCGCCGCCTTGGCAGCTCATCTCTACTTCTCAGCGAACTCAATCCCTTCCCTCTTCTTCCCAAACACAGTCTACTCTCCAATCACAATCAGCAAGCTTCCTCTCCAAGACATCAGCCATCTCTATCTTCTCGATTTCACAGGACCTCCCGGTTTTGTCCAACAAGTCTCTCCCAAAGTCAACAACGTAGTCATCCTCGACCACCACAAAACCGCTATTGAGAGCTTGGGCGATGTCTCTTCCACTTGCAAGAACGTTACCAAAGTTTTGGATATAGGGAGAAGCGGAGCCACCATTGCGTTTGACTATTTTACTCAGAAGCTGAAGGAAGAGTCTCGAGGAAACTGCAGAGAGATGGATGAGTTCAAGAGAATGAGACGTGTTTTCGAGTACATTGAAGATGCGGATATCTGGAAGTGGAACTTACCGGAGAGCAAAGCGTTCAACAGTGGGATCATAGACTTAGGGATCGAATACAATTTCAATCAGAACAGTTCGCTGTTTCAGCAGCTGCTCTCGCTGGATCATGACACTGTGATCAACAGAGGGAGAGAGAGTTTGTCTAGGAAACATAAACTGATTCAAGAGGCGCTGGAACAGTCTTATGAGATTGTTCTTGGAGGTGGTGCTGAAGAGTTTGGTCGGTGTTTGGCTGTAAATGGAGACGAGATTGCCGAGCTTAGAAGCGAGCTAGGGAATCAACTGGCGGATAAGAGCAAGAATCTGAAACTCAGAGGTGTTGGAGCTGTTGTTTACAGAGTTCCAGAGCTTGGGGATGAGACCAAACTGAAAATAAGCCTGAGGAGTGTCAAAGAAGAAGACACAACAGTGGTTTCTCAGAGATTCGGAGGTGGTGGTCATAAAAACGCAAGCTCCTTCCTGTTAAGCTCAACAGAGTTCGAGCAATGGAAAGTGAAAAGAAACTCTTGTTCTTATACATTAAACTAG